CTCCGGGGGCGAGGCGGCCGACTCCACGACCGTGACCGTGGTCAGCCACGACTCGTGGGCCGCGTCCAAGAGTGTCATCGCGGACTTCGAGAAGCGCTCCGGGTACAAGGTCCGCATCCTCAAGGACGGCGATGCCGGACAGGCCGTCAACAAGGCCATCCTCACCAAGGACAACCCGCAGGGCGACGTCTTCTTCGGCGTCGACAACACGCTGCTGTCCCGCGCCCTCGACAACGGCCTCTTCCAGCCGTACGAGCCGAAGGACTCCGGCACGGTCGACCGGCGCTACCGCGTCGACCAGGCCAAGCACCGCGTCACGCCCGTCGACACCGGCGACATCTGCGTCAACTACGACAAGAAGTACTTCACCGACCACAAGCTGGCCCCGCCCGCCTCCTTCGACGACCTCCTGAAGCCGCAGTACAAGAACCTCCTGGTCACCGAGAACGCGGCGACCTCCTCGCCCGGCCTCGGCTTCCTGCTCGGCACCGCCGCCCAGTACGGCGACAAGGGCTGGCAGGACTACTGGAAGAAGCTGAAGGACAACGGCGTCAAGATCGTCGACGGCTGGGAGCAGGCGTACAACCAGGAGTTCTCCGGCTCCGCGGGGGGCCGCAAGGCCAAGGGCGACCGGCCGCTCGCCGTCTCCTACGCCTCCTCGCCGCCCGCCGAGGTCATCTACGCCGACCCCAGGCCGAAGACCGCGCCGACCGGCGTCGTGGACGCCACCTGCTTCCGGCAGGTCGAGTACGCCGGGCTGCTGAGCAACGCCGGGAACACCAAGGGCGGCAAGGCGTTCCTCGACTTCCTGCTCAGTAAGGAGTTCCAGCAGGACATGCCGCTGAACATGTTCGTCTACCCGGTGCGCGCGGGAGCCGCCGTGCCCGCCGACTTCACGACGTACGGTCCGCAGGCCAAGGACCCCCGGACCATGGCCCCCGACCGCATCGCCGCCAACCGCGACCAGTGGGTCAAGACGTGGTCCTCCCTCGTAGTGAAGTAGCCCGCGCGGCAGGCCCCGCCGCGGGGGACCGGGCGCGGCGCCGCCGGGCGAACGCGGCGCGGCTCGGCCTGATGGCCGTGCCCGTCGCGTTCTTCGCGCTGTTCTTCGCCTATCCGGTGGCCGCGATCGTCCGGCGCGGCCTGTACTCCGGCGGCGCCTGGCAGTGGAGCCCGTTCGGCGAGGTGCTGGGCCGGTCCGACATCCGGCACGTGCTGTGGTTCACCACCTGGCAGGCGCTCGCCTCCACCGCGCTCACCCTGCTGATCGCCCTGCCCGGCGCCTATGTGTTCGCCCGCTACGACTTCCCGGGACGGAATGTACTGCGGGCCGTGGTCACCGTGCCGTTCGTGCTGCCCACGGTCGTCGTCGGCACCGCCTTCCTCGCCCTCGTCGGACGCGGCGGACTCCTCGACGACCTGTGGGGGGTGCGCCTGGACACCACCGTGTGGGCGATCCTCCTCGCCCATGTCTTCTTCAACTACGCCGTCGTCGTACGGACCGTGGGCGGCCTGTGGGCCCAGCTCGATCCGCGGCAGGAGGAGGCCGCGCGGATGCTCGGCGCCTCGCCGCTGACCGCCTGGCGCAAGGTCACCCTGCCCGCCCTGGCACCCGCCGTCGCCGCCGCCGCGCTGATGGTCTTCCTGTTCACCTTCACCTCCTTCGGCGTGGTGCAGATCCTCGGCGGCCCCGGCTTCTCCACCCTCGAAGTGGAGATCTACCGGCAGACCTCGCAGATGTTCGACCTGTCCACGGCCGCCGTCCTCACCCTCGTGCAGTTCGCCGCCATGGGAGCCATCCTCGCCGTGCACGCCCGGACCGTGCGCCGCCGGGAGAGCGCGCTGCGGCTGGTGGACGCCGCCCGCACCGCCCGCCGCCCGCGCGGCGCCGGGCAGTGGACGCTGCTGGCCGCCGTCCTCGCGAGCATCGCGCTGCTCGTGCTGCTGCCGCTCGCCGTGCTGGTACAGCGCTCGCTCACCGCACCCGGCTTCGGCTACTACCGCGCGCTGGCCGACCCGGACGGCGGCACCTTCCTGGTCGCGCCGCTCCACGCGGTCGGCGCCTCCCTGTCCTACGCCGCCGCCGCGACCGCCATCGCCGTCGCCGTCGGCTCCCTCGCCGCCGCCGCGCTCACCCGGCGGGACGCCGGACGGCTCGTCCGCGGCTTCGACGCGCTGCTGATGGTGCCGCTCGGCGTGTCGGCGGTGACCGTGGGCTTCGGTTTCCTGATCGCCCTGGACAAGCCGCCGCTGGACCTCAGGCAGTCCTGGATCCTGGTCCCGCTCGCGCAGGCCCTGGTCGGCGTGCCCTTCGTCGTACGGACCATGCTGCCGGTGCTGCGCGCGGTCGACGTACGGCTGCGCGAGGCGGCGGCCGTGCTGGGGGCGTCGCCGTGGCGGGTGTGGCGGGAGGTGGACCTGCCGCTGGTGCGGCGGGCACTGCTGATCGCCGCCGGGTTCGCCTTCGCGGTCTCCCTCGGGGAGTTCGGGGCGACCGTGTTCATCGCCCGGCCCGACAACCCGACCCTGCCGGTGGCCGTGGCCCGGCTGCTCTCCCGGCCCGGCGACCTCAACTACGGCCAGGCCATGGCCCTGTCGACGATCCTCATGGTGGTGTGCGCGGTGGCGTTGCTGGTACTGGAGAGACTGCGCGGCGGCGAGCGGACGGGGGAGTTCTGATGCTGCTCGACCTGCGCGGTGCCACCGTGCGCTTCGGCGGCCGGGCCGCGCTGGACGCGGTCGACCTGGCGGTCGCGGAGCACGAGACCGTGTGCGTGCTCGGCCCCAGCGGCAGCGGCAAGTCGACGCTGCTGCGGGCGGTGGCCGGACTCCAGGCGCTGGACTCGGGGCAGGTGCTGCTCGACGGCCGCGACCAGGCGCGGGTGCCGGTGCACCGGCGCGAGGTCGGCCTGATGTTCCAGGACCACCAGCTCTTCCCGCAGCGGGACGTGGCCCAGAACGTCGCCTTCGGGCCGCGGATGCACGGCGCCACCCGGCAGGAGCAGGCCGCCCGGGTGGCCGAACTCCTCGAACTCGTCGGCCTGCCGGGCGCGGGCGCGCGTCCGGTGGCCGCCCTGTCCGGCGGCGAGCAGCAGCGCGTGGCCCTCGCCCGCGCCCTCGCGCCCCGGCCCCGGCTGCTCATGCTCGACGAACCCCTCGGCCAACTCGACCGCTCGCTGCGCGAACGGCTCGTCGTCGAACTGCGGGAACTGTTCGGGCGGTTGGGCACCACCGTGCTCGCCGTCACCCACGACCAGGGCGAGGCGTTCGCGCTCGCCGACCGGGTGGTGGTGATGCGGGACGGCCGGATCGCCCAGTCCGGCACGCCACTTGAGGTGTGGCAGCGTCCCGCGGACGCCTTCGTCGCCCGCTTCCTCGGCTTCGAGAACGTGATCGAGGCGAAGGTCGACGGCACGGCCGCCCTCACCCCGTGGGGCAAGGTCCCGGTCTCCGAGGACGCGCCCCAGGGCACCCGGACCCTCCTCGTACGCCCCGCCGGTGTCCGCCTCGTCCCGGCGGAGGAGGGCCTGCGCTGCACGGTGGCCGCCCGCACCTTCAAGGGCACCCATGTCGCCCTGCGCCTCCAGCCGCGCGACGCGCCGCCGCTGGAAGCGGCCTGCCCGCTGCGCGCGGCCCCCGGGACCGGGGAGGAGACGGGCGTGGCGTTCGACCCGGACGACGTGGTGGTGCTGGGCTGACCGTACGCCGACGCCTTCCCCCTCCGGTGCGGCGGCGTACGGGAGCGTGTGGCGCTCAGCGAGGCGGTCGGTGCCGGGGCCGGTGCGGTGGACTGCGTCTGCGGGGGAGTCGGAGCCGGGCCGCCAGTCCTCGGTGAACGTGATCTCGGTGCCCCGCGCCGAGCCCTTGACCGGCTGCTCGCCGCTCTTCTGTGCACCGGCGTCGCTGTCCTGCCGGTACACGGTGACGACGGCGGAGAGGTTGGGGCGGCCGGGCGAGGCGGGGAGCGCCCCGGAACCCCCAGGGGGCACAGGTCTGCAAGTGCCCCGCTGGGGGTGTCAACGGATAAGCGGAGGAAGGATGTTTACTTCGCTTGTTCCTTAACTCCGTTGCTCCGCAGGCAGGTTCAGCTCTCCACCGCCGCCGGGTCCATCCACACGATCTCCCAGGAGTGGCCGTCCAGATCGTCGAAGGAACGGCCGTACATGTGCCCGTGGTCCTGCGTCTCGCCGCTCACCGTGCCGCCGGCGGCGACCGCCCTGTCGATCATCGCGTCGACCTTCTCGCGGCTCTCGGCGCTCAGGCAGAGCAGCACCTCGCTGGTCCGGGTGGAGTCCGCGATCTCCTTTCCGGTGAAGTCCGCGTAGCGCTTCTTGCCGAGCAGCATGGTGACGATGGTGTCGCTGATGACGACGCAGGCGCAGTCGTCGCCGGAGAACCGCGGGTTGATGGTGTAGCCCAGCTCGGTGAAGAACTTCCGGGACGCGGCCACGTCCTCGGTCGCCAGGTTCACGAAGATCATCTGCTGGTAGGCGTGCGACATGGTGGGTCTCTCCCCGCTCGGGTGTGTTCGCTGCGTGTGTGCCGTTCGGAAGGGTGGACCGGGGCGCGCCACGGAACTCATCGGTGGAACCCTCCGGGCCCGACTCCTCGGTGGAATCCTCCGGGCCCGCCCCCCCGCCCGCTGCCGCCCGCCGGTCAGCGGGTCAGCGGCAGGGCGGCGAGCGCGGCGATCAGCAGGGTCAGGGGCACGAACAGGGCCAGCAGCGCCCCGGCGCGCAGCGCGGCGGCGGAGCGGAGCGTGGCGCCGGGGGCACCGAGCCTGCGCAGGGCCGCGATGGTGGCGGCCCGCGACTGCCGGGCCTCCACGGCGGCGGTGAGCAGCACGGCCACCGCGCAGCCGGCCACGAGGGCAGCGCCGAGGGCGGTCAGCGGGCCCGGGGAGGGCGCGGCGCCGCCGGACAGCGCGCTCACGGCGTACGCGCCGGAGGCCACGGCGCACACGACGCCCAGCGGGCGCCCGATGCGCCCCGCCTCCTCCATCAGCACCCGCCCGGCGAGCAGGCGTACGGCGCCGGGGCGCACCGCCTGGAGGAGCAGCCCGCACAGGTGGGTGAGGGCGGGTCCGGCCAGGGCGAGGCCGAGCGCGGTCAGCAGCCAGCCGACGAGGACGGGCGCGGAGTCGGCGCTCAGTCCGCCGGGCAGTGCCGTGCGGGAGGAGGGGCTCCGGCCGGCGTAGGCCTCGACCGTCAGGCCCACGGCCAGGACGGCGACGCCCCAGGGCAGGCCGGTGGGGGGCCGGTGCGGCGGGAGCGGCCGGTGCGGGTCGCTGTCGTCCTCGGGCGCGTCCGGGGCGGGGGCCGCTCCGGGCTCCGCCCTGGAGGCGAGGCCGCCGGCCGTCGGCCCGGCGGACGCGGCGCTCCCGGCCGTCGATCCGCCGGTCGCGGCGCTCCCGGCCGCGGAACCGTCGGCCGCGGTCCCGTCGGCCGTGGAACCGGTGGCCGTGGGGCCGGCGGCCGAGGCCCGGCCCGGCCGCGGCGCGGGCCGGGGTTCGCGCGGGCGCAGGGACCAGGCCACCGCCGCCGACGCCAGGGCCGGGACGGTCGCCAGCAGCGTCAGCGTCCCCGGCACCGGCAGCCGCTTGCGCGCGGCCAGGAAGCGGGAGGCGGCGCCGTCCAGGGGCAGGCCGGTCAGGTCGCCGCGCAGATGCAGGAAGGCCAGCAGCGCGAACAGGCAGCCGATCGTGCAGCACACGGCGCTGGTGACCGCCGAGACGGCCATCAGGCGGCCCGGCCCCAGCCCCAGCGCGGACAGCGCGGTGCGCGGCCGGGTGCCCGGGTCGGTGCGGGCCACGGCGACGGTCAGGTACACGGTGGCGGCCAGCGGTGCCGCGCACCAGGAGAGCCGCAGCAGCGCGGCGCCGGAGTGCTCCGGGTGGGCCAGCGCGTAGGCCAGGCTCGACAGCAGCAGGAAGCCGGTGCCCGCCGACGCGGCCACCACCGCCAGGCGGCGCAGCTGGACGGCGGGCCGGGCGACTCGGGTCAGACGGAGAGCGAGCACGCCGCCCGGCCTTCCGTCGCGTCGCCCGCGGGAGGCAGGTGCACGGTCTTCACGCACCGCCCGTCGAGCAGGGCCACCGTGCGGTCGGCGAGGGCGGCGGTCTCCGCGTCGTGGGTGGCCAGCACCACGGTGATGCCGTGCGAGCGGGCCGCCGTGGTGAGGGTGCGCAGCACATGGGCACGGTCGGCGCGGTGCAGCGGGGCGGTCGGCTCGTCGGCGAAGAGCACGGTGGGCGCGGTGGCGAGGGCGCGGGCGATGCACACGCGCTGGCGTTCGGCCTGGCGCAGCTGGTGCGGGCGCCGCCGGGCCAGCTCGCCGACGTCCAGGCGCTCCAGCCACTCCAGGGCGGCCACCTTGGCGCGGCGCCGCCCGCCGCCGCGCAGCATCAGCGGCAGCGCCGTGTTCTCCCAGACGTTCAGCTCGGGCACGAGGGCGGGGGCGGGGTCGACCCAGGCGAAGCGGTCCCGGCGCAGCCGCTCCCGGGCGAGCGGGCCGAGGGTGTGCACGGGGGCGCTGTTGAACCAGACCTCGCCCTCGCGGACCCGCACCGTGCCGGACAGGCAGCGCAGCAGAGTGGTCTTGCCGCTGCCGCTCGGTCCGGCGACCGCGAGGATCTCGCCCTGGCGCACGCCGAGCGAGACGCCGCAGAGGGCGGGGGAGCCGTCCTTGTGGGTGTAGTGCAGGGCGCGTGCCCAGAGTACGTCGTTGTCCGGCGGGGCCACCATGGCGTACACCTCGGTTCGGATCAGGAATGCCGCGCGGGGTGCCGTGCGGGTCCGGGGATCCCTCGTGCCCGTTCTCCGTACGAATCCTCCGTACGGGGGAACGAAGGCGGAGCCGATCGGTCACGTCACGCTAGGCAGCCGAGGCCGGGAGGCCGGACAACACACGGCCCCGGGCCGCCGTTTCCCACTCGAACGGACGGCACCGGGGCCTGTGATGATCATCTGATCGGAGGTACGCGCCTCAGTGGGCGCTCACGGTGACCCGTGACCCGTGGGTCACAGCTTGGTCCATGCCTCCGTCAGCACCGCGCGCAGGATCTGCTCGATCTCGTCGAAGGTCTCCTGATCGGAGATCAGCGGCGGTGCGAGCTGGACGACCGGGTCGCCGCGGTCGTCGGCCCGGCAGTACAGGCCGTTGTCGTACAACGCCTTGGAGAGGAAGCCGTACAGGACGCGCTCGGTCTCCTCGTCGTTGAAGGACTCCTTGGTGTTCTTGTCCTTCACCAGCTCGATGCCGTAGAAGAAGCCGTTGCCGCGGACGTCGCCGACGATCGGCAGGTCGTGCAGCTTCTGGAGGGTGGACAGGAACGCGCCCTCGTTGTCCAGCACGTGCTGGTTGAGGCCCTCGCGCTCGAACAGGTCGAGGTTGGCGAGGCCGACCGCGGCGGAGACCGGGTGGCCGCCGAAGGTGTAGCCGTGCAGGAAGGTGTTGTCACCCTTGTAGAACGGCTCGGCCAGGCGGTCGGAGATGATGCAGGCGCCGATCGGGGAGTAGCCCGAGGTCATGCCCTTGGCGCAGGTGATCATGTCCGGGACATAGCCGAACTTGTCGCAGGCGAACATCGTGCCCAGGCGGCCGAAGGCGCAGATGACCTCGTCGGAGACGAGCAGCACGTCGTACTGGTCGCAGATCTCGCGCACCCGCTGGAAGTACCCGGGCGGCGGCGGGAAGCAGCCGCCCGCGTTCTGCACCGGCTCCAGGAAGACGGCGGCGACCGTCTCCGGGCCCTCGAAGAGGATCTGCTGCTCGATCTGGTCGGCGGCCCAGCGGCCGAACGCCTCCGGGTCGTCGCCGAAGATCGGGGCGCGGTAGATGTTGGTGTTGGGGACCTTGTGCGCGCCCGGCACCAGCGGCTCGAAGGGGGCCTTCAGGCCCGGCAGGCCGGTGATGGACAGGGCGCCCTGCGGGGTGCCGTGGTAGGCGACCGCGCGGGAGATGACCTTGTACTTGGTGGGCTTGCCGGTCAGCTTGAAGTACTGCTTGGCGAGCTTCCAGGCGGTCTCCACGGCCTCGCCGCCGCCGGTGGTGAAGAAGACCTTGTTCAGGTCGCCCGGCGCGTAGTCGGCCAGGCGCTCGGCCAGCTCCACGGCCTTGGGGTGGGCGTACGACCACACGGGGAAGAAGGCCAGCTCCTGCGCCTGCTTGAACGCGGTCTCGGCCAGCTCGGTGCGGCCGTGTCCGGCCTGGACCACGAACAGGCCCGCGAGGCCGTCCAGGTAGCGCTTGCCCTGGTCGTCGTAGATGTAGGTGCCCTCACCGCGCACGATGGTCGGCACGGGGGCGTTCTCGTACGAGGACATGCGGGTGAAGTGCATCCACAGGTGGTCGTACGCGGTTCGGCTGAGGTCCTTGCTCACGGTTATCGGGTTCCCCACATGTAGGTCTGCTTCTTGAGCTTCAGATAAACGAAGCTCTCGGTGGAGCGCACCCCGGGCAGCGCCCGGATGCGTTTGTTGATGACGTCCAGCAGGTGGTCGTCGTCCTCGCAGACGATCTCGGCGAGGATGTCGAACGAGCCCGCGGTCATCACCACGTACTCGACTTCCGACATGTCAGTCAGCGCGTCCGCGATGGCCTCGACATCACCCTCGACGTTGACGCCGACCATCGCCTGCCGGCGGAAGCCCACGGTGAGCGGGTCCGTGACGGCGACGATCTGCATGACGCCCTGGTCCAGCAGCTTCTGCACGCGCTGGCGCACGGCCGCCTCGGAGAGGCCGACGGCCTTGCCGATCGCCGCGTAGGGACGGCGGCCGTCCTCCTGGAGCTGCTGGATGATGGCGAGGGAGACGGCGTCCAGCTGGGGGGTGCCGTTCCCGGTGCGGGACTCGCGGGACGAGTCCCTCTGCTCTGCGCTTCGACTGGCCACGTCCTCACTGTGCACGACGTCTCGACAGTTCCGCAAGCCCGAATCGATGAAATTCGTTGTTTGGAACGTCGAGACATACGGATTTCGCAGAAGTCGTTGGGTCGGGGGTGTTGAAAACGTCAGCAGGCGGACTAGGGTGGGTGTCTCAGCCAATGGACACCTTGACCCACCAGGAGGGCCGGCAGTGAGCACCGAGCTGCGTCGTCTGCGCAACTACATCGACGGTGAGTTCCGGGACGCCGCCGACGGACGGACCACCGAGGTGGTCAACCCCGCGACCGGAGAGGCGTACGCGACCGCGCCGCTGTCCGGTCAGGCGGACGTCGACGCCGCCATGGCGGCCGCCGCCGCGGCCTTCCCGGCCTGGCGCGACACCACCCCGGCCGAGCGGCAGAAGGCGCTGCTGAAGATCGCGGACGCCTTCGAGGAGCGCGCCGAGGAACTGATCGCGGCCGAGGTGGAGAACACGGGCAAGCCCATCGGGCTGACCCGCTCCGAGGAGATCCCGCCGATGGTCGACCAGATCCGCTTCTTCGCGGGCGCGGCGCGGATGCTGGAGGGCCGCTCGGCCGGCGAGTACATGGAGGGGCTGACCTCCATCGTCCGGCGCGAGCCGATCGGTGTCTGCGCGCAGGTCGCGCCGTGGAACTACCCGATGATGATGGCCGTCTGGAAGTTCGCCCCCGCCCTCGCGGCCGGCAACACCGTCGTGCTCAAGCCGTCGGACACCACCCCCGCCTCCACCGTCCTGATCGCCGACATCATCGGCTCGGTCCTGCCCAAGGGCGTCTTCAACGTCGTCTGCGGCGACCGCGACACCGGCCGCCTCATGGTCGAGCACGACACCCCGGCGATGGCCTCCATCACCGGCTCCGTGCGCGCCGGCATGTCGGTCGCCGAGTCCGCCTCCAAGGACCTCAAGCGCGTCCACCTGGAGCTGGGCGGCAAGGCCCCCGTCGTGGTCTTCGAGGACGTCGACATCGACAAGGCGGTCGCGGGGATCTCGGAGGCCGGCTACTTCAACGCCGGCCAGGACTGCACCGCCGCCACCCGCGTGCTGGTCCAGGAGTCGGTCCACGACGCGTTCGTCGCCGCGCTCGCCAAGGCCGCCGAGGACACGAAGACGGGCCGGCCCGACGACGAGGACGTGGCGTACGGCCCGCTGAACAACCCGAACCAGCTCAAGCAGGTGGCCGGCTTCATCGAGCGGCTGCCCGCCCACGCCAAGGTCGAGGCCGGCGGCCACCAGGTCGGCGACAAGGGCTACTTCTACGCCGCGACCGTCGTCTCCGGCCTCAAGCAGGACGACGAGATCATCCAGAGGGAGGTCTTCGGCCCGGTCATCACCGTCCAGTCCTTCACCGACGAGGACCAGGCCGTCGAGTGGGCCAACGGCGTCGAGTACGCGCTCGCCTCCTCCGTGTGGACCAAGGACCACGGCCGCGCCATGCGGATGTCCAAGAAGCTCGACTTCGGCTGCGTGTGGATCAACACCCACATCCCGCTGGTCGCCGAGATGCCGCACGGCGGGTTCAAGAAGTCCGGCTACGGCAAGGACCTGTCCGCGTACGGCTTCGAGGACTACACGCGCATCAAGCACGTGATGACGTCGCTGGACGGCTGAGCCCGTACGACGCGTACACGACCCGTACGGCCCGTACGACCCGTACGCGACCTTACGACTCGTACAGCCGGCAGCCGGCACCCCTGGCCCGCACCGCGGCCCCGGACGGAGGACGGACCGTCCGGGGCCGCGGTGCGCTCTCGTGCGGGGGGGCGGCCGTACGGCCTCGGCGTCGCCGTGTTCCCGTACGCCGCCGGGATCGACAAGGTGTCGGGAAGCCCCCGCCGGGCTCGACGGAGCGTCGATTGTCCGGCGGGGAAGCGGGCGGCATGCTGCGGGGATGCCCCGGACACCGCTGACGCCCCCGTTCCGCACCCCGCCGCGCACACCGGCCCCGCCCTCCCGCCGCTCGCTGCTGCGCGCCCTCGGCGGCACCGCCGTGCTCGGGGCGCTCGCCGGATGCGGGGTCCCCGCCGCCTACGTCAGCCCCGGCGACCGCGCCGCCACCGACACCTCCGCCACCGACAAGCGGCTGAGCTGGTCGAACTGGCCGCTCTACATCGACACCGACGACAAGAACCCCAACCGGCGGCCCACCCTGGAAGCCTTCCAGAAGCGCACCGGGATCTCCGTCCACTACGCCGAGGACATCAACGACAACGACGAGTTCTTCGGCAAGATCAGCCCGTCCCTGATGAACCACCAGAAGCCCGGCCGCGACCTCGTCGTCATCAGCGACTGGATGTGCGCGCGCTTCGTACGCCTGGGCTGGGTGCAGGAGATGGACCGCGCCCGGCAGCCGAACGTCGCCCGCCACCTCGACCCGCTGCTGCGCTCACCCGCCTTCGACCCCGGGCGCAAGTTCACCGTGCCCTACCAGTCCGGCATCACCGGCATCGCCTACAACCGCCGCAAGCTCGGCCGGGACATCCACCGCGTCGCCGACCTGTGGGCGCGCGACCTCAAGGGCCGGGTGACCCTGCTCTCCGGCCTCGACGAGGCGTTCGCCCTGCTGATGCAGGCCGACGGCGTCGACATCCGCACATGGACGGCGGACGACTTCCACCGGGTCTGCGACCAAGTGGAGCGGCAGCTCGCCCGCGGCCAGATACGCCGCTTCACCGGTAACGACTACACCAAGGACCTCGTCAGCGGCGACGTCCTGGCCTGCCAGGCGTACTCCGGCGACGTGATCCAGCTCCAGGCCGACAACCCCGACATCCGCTTCGTCGTCCCCGAGGAGGGCGCCGAACTCTGGTCGGACTCCCTGATGATCCCCAACCTGGCCGACCACAAGGCCAACGCCGAGCGCCTGATCGACTACTACTACCAGCCCGAGGTCGCCGCCGAACTGGCCGCCTGGGTGAACTACGTCTGCCCGGTCCCCGCCGCCCAGGACATCCTCGCCGCCTCCGACGACGAGGACACCGCCGCCCTCGCCGAGAACCCCCTCATCTTCCCCGACACCACCATGCGCCGCCGCCTGGCCATCGCCCGCGACATCACCTCCACGGAACGCGTCGAGTTCGCCAAGCGGTGGAACACGCTGGTGGGGTTGTAGGGCGCGAGGCGGGGGCGGGGGCGGTGCGGTTCTGAGGGTGAGCGATCACGGTTCGGTGATGCCAGCATTTCCTGTCGAATATCCCGTGATCATCATCACTCCACATGCGGTCGGCTCATACGCCCAGAAATACGCCGTGGGATATCGCCCGAACGGCTTCTACTATGCGGGCGTGGACAAGGACCCCAGCACCTACACCACGGAGCGCGTGACCGGAACAGTCACGAAGGGTCCTCACAACATCTGCCGAATTAGCCGCCCGTAGAAAGGAGCACATCATGGATATTCCTCGGTTGATCGGTCAATTGATGAGTGTGCGCGTCGTTGAATACTTGGAGGAGGACCCCGTCGGCCTCTTTCCGATACCTCGCCTGTATCCGCCTGCGGGCCCACAGCAGGTGCGCGCGCTGGAGGTGAGGGCTGGGCAGCAGCTGGAGGCCGGGTATCGTACGTTTCTCTCCCTCTCCGACGGCCTGGACGGCTTCCACCTCACCATGCCTCTCTTCGGCTGCAAGGACTGGAGGGAAGAAGACGGCATGGGCGCGGCATCGCTCCGTTTCCTGGACGGTCTCAGGGACACCGGTATCCCGGCGGATGTCGGTCTACCCGAGGACGTAACGCTCTTCCCGGTGTCGGTGAACAGGGACGTGTCGCAGGGAGTGTTCATGCTCGACCTGCCGGAGCGCTGGTGGTGGGTCGGCGGCGAAGGCAGCAGTTCCTTCTTTGAGACCTTCGCCGACCTTCTCAAGTACGCAATCGATCCCTCTCGATGTCACCCCGCGAGTACGTGGCATGAACGAACGTCGTTGCAGTACCGGCTTGTTGGCGCAACATTAGGTGCTCGTTGAACACCGCGGCCGACGCCCTCCTCACCGCTGACGGCCCCGGCGGCGCCTCCGGCTACACCTAAGACAGCGACGG
The sequence above is drawn from the Streptomyces sp. SAT1 genome and encodes:
- a CDS encoding gamma-aminobutyraldehyde dehydrogenase, encoding MSTELRRLRNYIDGEFRDAADGRTTEVVNPATGEAYATAPLSGQADVDAAMAAAAAAFPAWRDTTPAERQKALLKIADAFEERAEELIAAEVENTGKPIGLTRSEEIPPMVDQIRFFAGAARMLEGRSAGEYMEGLTSIVRREPIGVCAQVAPWNYPMMMAVWKFAPALAAGNTVVLKPSDTTPASTVLIADIIGSVLPKGVFNVVCGDRDTGRLMVEHDTPAMASITGSVRAGMSVAESASKDLKRVHLELGGKAPVVVFEDVDIDKAVAGISEAGYFNAGQDCTAATRVLVQESVHDAFVAALAKAAEDTKTGRPDDEDVAYGPLNNPNQLKQVAGFIERLPAHAKVEAGGHQVGDKGYFYAATVVSGLKQDDEIIQREVFGPVITVQSFTDEDQAVEWANGVEYALASSVWTKDHGRAMRMSKKLDFGCVWINTHIPLVAEMPHGGFKKSGYGKDLSAYGFEDYTRIKHVMTSLDG
- a CDS encoding ABC transporter substrate-binding protein codes for the protein MPRTPLTPPFRTPPRTPAPPSRRSLLRALGGTAVLGALAGCGVPAAYVSPGDRAATDTSATDKRLSWSNWPLYIDTDDKNPNRRPTLEAFQKRTGISVHYAEDINDNDEFFGKISPSLMNHQKPGRDLVVISDWMCARFVRLGWVQEMDRARQPNVARHLDPLLRSPAFDPGRKFTVPYQSGITGIAYNRRKLGRDIHRVADLWARDLKGRVTLLSGLDEAFALLMQADGVDIRTWTADDFHRVCDQVERQLARGQIRRFTGNDYTKDLVSGDVLACQAYSGDVIQLQADNPDIRFVVPEEGAELWSDSLMIPNLADHKANAERLIDYYYQPEVAAELAAWVNYVCPVPAAQDILAASDDEDTAALAENPLIFPDTTMRRRLAIARDITSTERVEFAKRWNTLVGL